One window from the genome of Pedococcus badiiscoriae encodes:
- a CDS encoding AIM24 family protein: MQSPLFDQANLEVQAQQRFALQNPQMLRVHLGGDVLAVKGAMVSYQGQIRFDHEKAGSVGKLFKKVVTGEDVSLMRVSGEGDVFFASEAGFVFLIDLAGDALSLNARNLLAFDSSIAWDIKRVQGAGMLSGGLFNTTLQGNGTVAIHTVGQPVILDCSQQPTYVDVQACVGWSANLVPQVVSSMNVRSMLRGGSGEAFQYAFSGPGFVIVQPSEWTPPAPQGGSGGGGFNLGGLLDG, translated from the coding sequence ATGCAGAGTCCGCTCTTTGACCAGGCCAACCTCGAAGTCCAGGCGCAGCAGCGGTTCGCGCTGCAGAACCCCCAGATGCTGCGGGTCCACCTCGGTGGCGACGTGCTCGCGGTCAAGGGGGCGATGGTGTCCTACCAGGGCCAGATCCGCTTCGACCACGAGAAGGCCGGCAGCGTCGGCAAGCTGTTCAAGAAGGTCGTGACCGGCGAGGACGTCTCGTTGATGCGGGTGTCCGGCGAGGGCGACGTCTTCTTCGCGTCCGAGGCAGGGTTCGTCTTCCTCATCGACCTCGCCGGGGATGCGCTGTCGCTCAACGCGCGCAACCTGCTGGCCTTCGACTCCAGCATCGCGTGGGACATCAAGCGCGTGCAGGGGGCGGGCATGCTCAGCGGCGGCCTGTTCAACACGACCCTCCAAGGCAACGGCACGGTCGCCATCCACACCGTCGGGCAACCGGTGATCCTCGACTGCAGCCAGCAGCCCACCTACGTCGACGTGCAGGCCTGCGTCGGCTGGTCGGCCAACCTCGTGCCGCAGGTGGTCTCGAGCATGAACGTGCGGTCGATGCTGCGCGGCGGCTCGGGCGAGGCCTTCCAGTACGCCTTCTCCGGGCCGGGTTTCGTCATCGTCCAGCCGAGCGAGTGGACCCCGCCCGCCCCCCAGGGCGGTAGCGGCGGAGGCGGCTTCAACCTCGGCGGCCTGCTCGACGGATGA
- a CDS encoding GNAT family N-acetyltransferase has translation MDPERSFHIEPVAPDDLADLLPLMRAYCTFYESEPPDEALEAMSRAFLEEGSGGTQLIARDDSGGAIGHATMLWSWDTTLAQPLAVMEDLFVTERARGAGVGAGLIEACRQLAADRGMQWLAWETAPDNEPAQRLYDRLGAQRGTWYAYRLSTNGPAS, from the coding sequence ATGGACCCGGAGCGTTCGTTCCACATCGAGCCGGTCGCGCCGGATGACCTGGCGGACCTCCTGCCCCTGATGCGGGCCTACTGCACGTTCTACGAGAGCGAGCCGCCGGACGAGGCGCTGGAGGCGATGAGCCGGGCGTTCCTCGAGGAGGGCTCCGGCGGCACCCAGCTGATCGCCCGCGACGACTCGGGTGGGGCGATCGGCCACGCCACGATGCTCTGGAGCTGGGACACCACCCTCGCGCAGCCGCTCGCGGTGATGGAGGACCTGTTCGTCACCGAACGCGCCCGGGGGGCAGGGGTGGGCGCGGGCCTCATCGAGGCGTGCCGGCAGCTCGCGGCCGACCGCGGGATGCAGTGGTTGGCGTGGGAGACCGCCCCCGACAACGAGCCGGCGCAACGGCTCTACGACCGGCTCGGGGCGCAGCGGGGCACCTGGTACGCCTATCGCCTGTCGACGAACGGGCCCGCATCCTAG